gggcaaacacggacatctGGCTATACCAGAGGTATGATCAGGTATTACAAAGGggaaacatcccctgtcgactggtcgcACCCACAGTGAGCCCTATTTTTGGATCAGGTcaacggatttatccgtagtcaaattcagtgtgccaaaaaacggcctaacaatcggcataaaacatgtcagacagcatttgacccaatgaaagattgtatttgcaaactaaatttttataacgaccataaaatttgcgaaatgctgactttcaatGAATATGAAGCTATCTTAACTTTTTCTGTCTTATCGAGGCGTCATCATCTTTAGGCGAATTACCACAAACTTATAGCAATGCATTGATATAATTATGAGTAATTGTATgcataatataaagaaaaaagttaatttatATTATAGATtgttattttaacaatttaaaatttttgataaaatcaaaCTATTTATATGGTTGGTGAGTTCGGTcttttatattatgttttacaaGGTTGTCTGAGGCCCGGACGCTATGGACAGGAATGTGACATGATGTGTCCATCTAACTGTCAGGAAAAAATATGTCATATTGTTGATGGAACCTGTCTTGGTTGTACTGTTGGTTGGACAAGGAACTTCTGTAAGAAAAGTAtggtttgattttttatttgtggtctttctctctctctctctctctaccccccccccccccctctctctctctgtaataTGTAAGGATATAGAGTTCAGacaacgaatatacaattttattcGTCAACAGCCATTTGTTTGTCGGGGAGATTACAGGGACGGAATATCTCGTAACCACATAAGTGGCAATTGTGAAAATGGATGTGGAGACGGATGACAAGGAGAATATTGTTATCATGGCATGCACTTTCTTACATGTGTTTCTATATCGAAGTCCATGACATTAAAtagttgatatatttttgaataGTTCATTGTTTCTCGACAACAGCTTGCCCCAATGGGTACTACGGCATGGAATGTGGATCTGAGTGTCTTGGACACTGCAGGGACGGAGTATCGTGTAATCACATAAGTGGTAATTGTGACAATGGGTGTGGAGACGGATGGGAAGAAGTACAGTGTGATAAAGGTACTGGTtttctaatatatttatatctatattacaGTACATGGTATTAAACGGTGTACTATTTAGAGTCCAATATTCATATCAAGCCTTAGATTGTATGCTTGTTGCTCTATtgaattgataaatatttacatagcagctatatatatacatgtataatattgatatatagatcatacttTATTCAAAGTCTCCTCCTTATCTAATGGAATTCCAAACATAATCTTAACTTTGTATCCTATAAAGgatgtgtccgggggtccgtgtttgcacaactatctattttgtattgcttataggagttgtgagattgatcactgttcgttatattcaccttgcatatatataagATTGGccgttggtttttttttttcatcatacactgattgaaaaaaataacctACAGTTGGATGATAACAAAACCACGGAATTTAAATTATATTGATCTTACCTTGTTGTTTTATTGTgcaacatttttttctatttaattaGCGTGTGAAGACGGAAGATATGGCCTTAATTGTATCTCCACATGCAGTGGCAACTGTCTGAATAACGTACCCTGTGATAAAACAAATGGAAAGTGTCAGAGCTGTAAACCTGGGTATACAGGAAGCCTTTGTAACAATAGTAAGTGTTCAATGGTATCAAAACAAGTATTATACGTACACTTTTCGAACGAACACATCTTGCAAACAAAAACTACCAAATGTCTTCAACCAGTGATATTTCACACGCTTccctaaatatatatatatatatatttctgacagTAATGAAGCTTTATTTTCAGCCTGTCCTGAAAGATTTTACGGACAAAATTGTTCTACGGCTTGTAATTATAAATGTCTGAATGAAGAGTGCTATCACGAAACTGGATTTTGTAACAAGGGCTGTAAGGACGGATACCAGGGATCATTCTGTAATGAAAGTATGTTAAACGTGCACCGTATTCTGCTTGTAAATTTATATCACGGAACATCaaatgtgtaaataaatattttggaaCAAGTTTTGTATCTCATTCAACTACCTGGATCTGTAGATATTGTATTTACTGTTTTTACTTTTTTGAGGAGTTCTTATATCAAACATCAACTAGAAAGAAACTATATTTCCggtgtatattgaaaataatttcaagGAGTGGTCTGTATTCTAGtaacattttaaacaaaattacatgaaagAAAATAGTATTGAAATTTGTAAGGATAATCCTTATATGATCTTAGATTCTAATTTATATTATGAAAGGATGTCATCAAAGATTCTTTGGTGGCAATTGTTCTGCGAAATGTAGTATTAACTGCATAAACAATTCCTGTCACCATGTCGAGGGTCATTGCAGTGGTGGGTGTAATGCAGGATGGATAGGTTCAAACTGCAGTCAAGGTATGTTATGTAATTGTAATTACGAGAAACGAATCAATCATTATTGGAACAAATAGctcatttaaaaaatacatcTTTAATGTAAGTTTAGAAATGTTTTATCGGTTGAAGGCAATTAACTATTACCAGCCTGTGTTTCTTTAGTGTGTTCTAATAAAAGGTTGAGCAATTTTGGTTCCGGTGTGTGACCAGACTGAGgataatatttttattcaatgcCTCTAATTTAGCAGAAAAGAAAAGATTGCTATGTTGCTATGAATTCAACACAAGTTCATTATGTTTTAGTTTGTCCTGATGGACATCACGGCGTGAATTGTTCAGACACCTGCAGTTCATATTGTCTAGCAGATACATGTGATCATGTAACTGGAGTTTGTGTCTTTGGGTGTGATGATGGATACAAAGGGCAACTGTGTAGAgaacgtaaataaaatgaaacataaaagaaaaatgtttcattaatatattgaatatcataCTGATTTTATTCAGTCTTAAAACTTCAGTCATTACACTTACATACCTTCACTTCCTCTAAGGTTGTGATTATAGCTGGTATGGCAAGAACTGCTCTATGGAATGTTATACAAACTGTATCAACAAATCCTGTCATTATATCACGGGTAACTGCCTAGGCGGATGTAAACCCGGTTGGATAGGATTAAATTGTAGTCAAGGTAATCCAAAATATCTCTTTAAGACACACTTATTTAAAACATACAGAggatattttttatcaaaaattgtaaGAAATGGAAATACCTGTCTTTCATCATTATTAGTCGAAACATGATAACTCAATACTTTCATTATTAGAAGATACCAGATTTACCTTAATTCTTGTACTGTgtatacaaaatgtgtgtttttaTAGCTTGTGAGAAAGGATTGTATGGTCCTAACTGTTCAGAAACCTGCAGTGAATTTTGCAAAATTCATATAGATTGCAACCACATTGACGGAAAATGTAGTACTGGATGCAGAAGCGGATACACTGGGTCGAAATGCGATAGAAGTAAGTTAGAAATATCTCTCAGAACGAATAAATGCGGATTGTTTTCAAAGTAACAAATTGAGAAAGTGAATCAATTCAAACTGAtgtggaaaaaaacccaaactcagatttgaaatttattttaaagtttGCGACGATCAATGGTATGGAGAAAATTGTTCAATGCAATGTAGTAAAATTGTGCAAACCAGTCATGTGATCACGTATGTGGTGAATGTACTTTTGGTTGTAAAACTGGCTGGATGGGAACGAACTGCTCAATtgctacatttttaaaatctttttaagtACAGCACAAACAaaatttatcatgtaaattgtagtgcaataaattatcaatacaatttttgaaactttaaaaaagaTGTAGACATTCCATatctgttacatgtattatgtttaAATTAGAATGTGTAGATGGATTGTATGGTCAACACTGCTCTTACGCATGTTCCTCCTGTCTAAACGATAAATGTGATCCTGTTGACGGAGTCTGCGTCATGGGATGTGACGATGGATACACAGGTCAACGTTGTGATAAATGTATGTCATCACTCATGTAATTTTACCAAATTCAGCTAACCCTGCACTTTATCGTAAGCAAACTTACGTTTATTTAACATCGTGAGCAAAGTTTGATCACACGTCAACCTTTTGCAAATTCTGTATTCGTTGTTAAGGATCTCCATTGCAAATAAAACCTGCCAAAATTAGGTCGAACGTTATACCTCCTGTCTCATATCAACTGTTGGACCGTTCTTCATCTCTGATATACGGATTTAGACTTTGGATTGCACCATATACCTGATCAAAATAGTAAGATCAACGCTGGTGTGACCAGTCAATAGGGGATATTTATTCGTCCTACGTACCTGATCTCATctttggtgtttccaggggGTCCAAGTTCCTTACTGTCCATTGTATATTCTTTATACGACACATGATATTAATCGctgttatttttacctttcataTATACAAAGCTACCCATTGCCTACCAGTCGTGCGTTGTCCACTTTTGTGGAGTGTTGGACTATTATTGTGCCATAGATGTTTCATCCTGAATATTATCATCGGGGATTTTCGGGGATAAAAATGATCATTTGTAGAATTACCTTTTACCTTTTATCTAGACTGATGTTATGATCATTACTTCTTCAAGCCTGTGACGCTGGTGTGTTTGGGAAAAACTGCTCTGACAAATGCAATGCGAACTGCAAAGACCAGTCATGCGACCACAGATACGGTAACTGTACAAAGGGGTGTGGTGCTGGATGGATGGGATTTAACTGTTCCACGGGTAAACTTAAATTGAtcataaaaagaaatatctatTCCTTATTGATTTAATTACACATGTTAGATTTTGTTGGATGTATAATTCTTTAGATACCTCATACGTACATTTAGaattgatgcttactcctcctaggcacctgatcccacccctggtgtgtccaggggtccttgtttgcccaactttctatgatgtattgcttataggagttatgagattgatcactgttcgttaccttcaccttcaTCTTTCATCTAAAgtcttattgaaaatataagTACAAGAACTTCCATAAAAAATGAGAATAATAGGTTTGCTGCGAAAACGTATCAGCGATTAactaaaaaatgtaaacattttgttttcagataTGCATTTCCACTTAATGATGTTACATATGTTGTTGTATTTATTTGTACTGAAtttttcataaagaatgtacatTCGGATGGCATGGAGAGGATTGCCTAAAAGCATGTAGTGGCAACTGTGCTAACAAAACAACGTGTAACAGGTTTAACGGAACTTGTTCAGGGGGATGTGAAACGTCATTCACTGGAGAGAAATGTGACAGAAATATcggtattttgttaatttattttGATCATTTCAACTTTTCTCATTACTTCTAGAAATGGTTATTATGAAAACATAAAGTGTTCAAAGTGGAAATGAAGCATATTTTTAGCTTCATCCATgcacattttattgaaaatagatgtcAACTTTACGACAACcgagatgacttcagcttctctatcgtcaactcaCCATAATTCTGTagcattattccattatcaccaaaCGATGGTTTTTATGGATCTCAACGGGTTCAAAATTCTAGATCATGTTCTgtgtatattaatttttataccaGCAAGCTACctacaaataaaataatgttaCGGTGGTTGCATcaatcttgtttaaagtcagtattttgcaaattatgtggttgttataatgatctaatttgcatatacaaatgtacaagtGTCATATGGTCGAtggttgtctgacgtgtttcataccaactgaTAGACCGTTATTAAGtcagtgattttgactatgaatgTTCTTGTTTCCCTGCTTAGGATATGTAGTCCATGGCGGTGTGGTCATTCAACAAGGGTTGCTTACTCCTGTTAAGCACATGATCTCACCTTTAGTTCGTTcggggttccgtgtttgcccttctcttaactTTGTATGAGTTTGGTCAGTGTTCCTTTTCTACAGTTACTCATAGATAAATTTATGATTGAAAAGAAGATACAATTTTACGTAGATATGCTTCATTCTCTAGAATATGATAGCTTTTCAATCTGAATACTTCTGTGAACAGAATTTTGATATCCTGTTGCAGGCTCAAATCCCAATTACATTATGATAAAACGGAGAACTAAAATTTCAACTAAATGATAAATGAGATGGCTTCCCATATTCAATTAGCAATATTCCCTTATCAtctacatatggtgtttgtgtctcaactgattcgatgcgcaaTGGTTTGTtatgcatatgatcagtttttagatagagtcaggctactgacaaaacaGTTGatgtaggggtttcaacagtatcgtgTTAAGTCAACATTTCGGAAaatccatggtcgttataatgatttagttggccaatacaatctgtcattgggtcgattgctgtctgacgtggtTCATATCATTTGTTGGACTCTTCATTAcacattaattttaattacggattactccattattagctcacctgagctgaaagctcaagtgagcttttctgatcacctgtattccggcgtccgtccgtccgtctgtccgtccgtctgtccttctgtaaacttttcacattttcaacttcttcttaataaccactaggccaatttcaaccaaagttggcacaaaacatccttaggtaaaggaaattctaaattgttagaATGAAGGGcaaggccaccttccaaggggagataatcaagaaaaggtaaaaatagggtagggtcattaaaaaatcttctcaagaaccactgggccagaaaagatgaaatttatagataaactttattaggtagtgcagattctaaattgttaaaatcatggcccccgggggtcggatggggccacaatagggggtcaaagttttacatacaaatatatagggaaaattttaaaaatcttcttctcaaaaaccactgagccagaaaagctgagatttatatgaaagcttccttatataatgcagattctaaattgttaaaatcatggcccccgggggtcggatggggccacaatagaggatcaaagttttacatacaaatatatagggaaaatctttaaaaatcttctcaagaaccacagagccagaaaagctgagatttatatgaaagcttccttatataatgcagattcaagttcgttaaaatcatggaccccggggattgaatggggcctcaaggggggcatcaaagttttacatacaaatttataggacaatcttttaaaatcttcttctcaagaaccactgagccagaaaagctgagatttatatgaaagcttcctgatatagtgcagattataaattgctaagatcatggcccccgggggtcggatgggaccacaatagggggtcaaagttttacatacagatatataggaaaaatctttaaaaatcttcttttcagaaccactaagccagaaaagctgagatttatatgaaagctttctgatatagttcagattcaggtttgttgaaatcatgccccctggagtaggatggggccacaataggagatcaaagttttacatacaaatatatagggaaaatctttaaaaatcttcttctcaagaaccattgggccaaagaagttcatatttacatgaaaactttctgacatagtgtagattcaagtttgcaaaaaccatggcctccaggggtaggtttggggccataatagggactacggttttacatgcaaatagataaggaaaatcttctgatatggaccaaggtgactcaggtgagcgatgtggcccatgggcctcttgtttaatcaAGGTATATGACTCACGGTTGATGttaccggttgacaggggatgcttactcctctaagGCACCTTAttctacctctggtatgtccgcAGGTCCGTGTATACCCAACTCCTAATTCTGTATTTCTTACAGGTTGTGAGACTGATCAtgtttatattcacattttcagtttTACCTTTTGAGACCCAATGTTGAACTGGAATGAATTTTAGTCCAGGGTTCGACAAAtattatgattttgaaaaataatatttcatttgaattattttcctCGTTAGTAATGTTTCATATATAACAACCCGTACCAATGGTGAGATGTAGATACTTTGTCGttgaatgaatttgaatttcatGGATATCAAAGTCTCTAACTATCATAAATCAATGAATGCTGCGAACTTTACACAGATTAAAGATATCAAACATGTACGGTTATTTATTGAATAGGCTGAATTAAGAAAGTATTCTTGTCTAATCTATTGTTATCTATTATCTTCAGATAAATGACAGTGTTAAAGCGGTTTGTACTTTCGtggttttacaaacaaataatattCAACTCTAACGTTTTCTACATATACATAACTCAGGAATTATATTCATTCATGGTAAcccttacatgtacatttcaactATTTCCAAAGACGAATCATCATAACGCGTTGATGAATTCGGCAGATAAatctaaattttgaaatattaccaTCGCGTACAACAACATAGCTGTGCTTATTCCAACAGTACATGCAGTCCCTGTTTGTTACACATATGAAGGAATTTAAACATAAGTAAACTGATTAAGttataaatattgtacatagaTTTAAGTGTATAAACTATATCTAAATTTGTCGTCCTAAGACATATTATTTGAATATAATTGAAATGTTTAGTTGCACACACTTTTActtttagatataaaaaataaCCGTCATTACATTGTATCAATTGGAACAAACTATGAGCTATGATCGCAATTTAAACTGCGCCTCTGTTGATAGCGTTTCTAGATAATGTCAAAGGTCCCTAAAGGTTTGGTTAAACTGCGATTTTATAGCTAATATTCTGTATGTTAATACTGTAAATAGTAAGATTTCAAgtgcatttttctttttaaagataCAATTGAAATTAGAATAGAAATGCCTCAAAATCAGATTATTGTTCCATTATATCTGTTTGTAGCTATTTTAATGCCAGCTCCCTCTGATTCCTCAGCGAGTGATGTCCCATACGGTTATATAACTGGACTTGTCGTATCTATAATCTTCAACGTTTTTCAATGTGGTGTATTAATAGCTGCAAGGTAACAatacaatcattttaaaatttgctgtttcgtaaaataaaggtaatgaTACTCAAATACTTAAAAACACCTATTGCATAATAAAAAATGCATTATGAATAAATGCAATGTTCTATCCATATACCACATCGAAATGATTAATGATGATGTGTGGAGTCCATATAGAGTGgaattaaaaatacatatacaatgtgGAAAACAAACATAGATAGATTATAGTTTACATGTTCAAATCGAATATATTCTATGCATGTTTAATTGTAGTTTGAATACTATAAGATCACGAAGTCAGGAGAAAATAGATATATTATAGTTTACATGTTCCCAGCTTATATATTCTGTACATTTCTAATTATGGTTTTAATGTGGTAAAGTTTTATTGTCTAGAAAATGAATCAATTCATCAACAAACGTGAAAATAAGGGAAGAACACTACAAGCACGACTTTTTAAATGCaaaaacaattaataaattttgtagtgtttttataaatattttgaaggAGGCATTACATGAAGAGAGGCGAAAATTCTTCCCCACATTATATGAGTCATGGCAATCAGACAACAGCAACAACTGATGATACCCATACATACCAAGAACTCAATACATCAGCAAACATTAACTCGTACCAAAATCTTTCATTCGGAAGTGATCTATGAATTCCGCATGGACATGATGTGGTGGAAGTCGGATAGACATAAGGAATATATGCTTCACTGGAATGACAGTGGCTATTTAT
Above is a genomic segment from Ostrea edulis chromosome 3, xbOstEdul1.1, whole genome shotgun sequence containing:
- the LOC125673268 gene encoding multiple epidermal growth factor-like domains protein 10, which translates into the protein MMCPSNCQEKICHIVDGTCLGCTVGWTRNFCKKTCPNGYYGMECGSECLGHCRDGVSCNHISGNCDNGCGDGWEEVQCDKACEDGRYGLNCISTCSGNCLNNVPCDKTNGKCQSCKPGYTGSLCNNTCPERFYGQNCSTACNYKCLNEECYHETGFCNKGCKDGYQGSFCNESMLNVHRILLVNLYHGTSNV
- the LOC130053603 gene encoding multiple epidermal growth factor-like domains protein 10, yielding MKGCHQRFFGGNCSAKCSINCINNSCHHVEGHCSGGCNAGWIGSNCSQVCPDGHHGVNCSDTCSSYCLADTCDHVTGVCVFGCDDGYKGQLCRERCDYSWYGKNCSMECYTNCINKSCHYITGNCLGGCKPGWIGLNCSQACEKGLYGPNCSETCSEFCKIHIDCNHIDGKCSTGCRSGYTGSKCDRKCVDGLYGQHCSYACSSCLNDKCDPVDGVCVMGCDDGYTGQRCDKSCDAGVFGKNCSDKCNANCKDQSCDHRYGNCTKGCGAGWMGFNCSTECTFGWHGEDCLKACSGNCANKTTCNRFNGTCSGGCETSFTGEKCDRNIAILMPAPSDSSASDVPYGYITGLVVSIIFNVFQCGVLIAARRHYMKRGENSSPHYMSHGNQTTATTDDTHTYQELNTSANINSYQNLSFGSDL